TTTGTCAAggcaaaaataagaaaaacatgttAAGTACTggacaaattaaaaaaagaaaaagaaaacagaaagtAAGCAATAAATAGGCATGCACCTGGGATGTGGATTTCCTTTCACCATTTTCTGCCCATACTTGCGCCATCGGTAACCATCAGCAGATATCCCCACATCTCCTGCTGCATGTACAACAAACTTGGATTTTTTTCCAGGTTTTACTGGAGAATCCATGTCTGTTAAGTCACCTTTCTTCATTCTGGTTATCAAATTAAAGGAAagaacattaaatattatatccTGCCACAAAATGGGTttattgtctaattttttttacttaaagtaTGAGTTCATATGCAAacttgccttttttttggtacTGGCTCATTTACATGTTCCTCTTTCAAAATAACTTTACCATTACCACTGATATTAGATGTGTTTTGTCGTTTCTTATCAGTGCTGCAGGGTGCTTCTTGTAGAGATTCTTTTGAAGAAATGGATGGATCAGCATCCTTCAGAACTTTGATAGGCTGCTCCGGAACACTGTTTTCTACAATGGGTTCACTGGAAGACAGAAACTTATTTTCCCTAATGGAATTAGTCTTCCGTGGAGGATCATGACTGTGCTCACTTTTATATACAATCTCTATCACATGACCTGAATCATCACAGCATTCAATCTTCTTAGCACAACAATCTGAATGAGTACACCTGTAATAGCTTCGAGAACCTGTAGGACTCTTCACTTGCTTCTGACCATACTTCCGCCAGTTGTATCCATCAGATGCTGATGTCCTTGCAATAGAAACAGAAGATAAGGTTTTGCGACCAGAAGGATTTTTCTTATCTACTTCTGGCACATGTGCGTTATTGACCTTTGGAGTAGATATTTTCTGTTTCGGTATGGTTGGACTAGAAACAATTGATAAAGATTGTGTAACAGAAGTTGGTGATAGATCAGACAATGGAGTTGAACACACAGACAC
This region of Glycine soja cultivar W05 chromosome 17, ASM419377v2, whole genome shotgun sequence genomic DNA includes:
- the LOC114393594 gene encoding probable WRKY transcription factor 32 isoform X1; its protein translation is MAQRRSPQPLPEPDTKGNNSHQKPQHNKETERVAESPSAAESQRGELRSSDEPRTESNLETLGHGVSSSVETLAVQSPTDDLQGSSTALNSGAKAESKETVGSPEKEIIDRGAVQPLQTQTEDRLQVSVCSTPLSDLSPTSVTQSLSIVSSPTIPKQKISTPKVNNAHVPEVDKKNPSGRKTLSSVSIARTSASDGYNWRKYGQKQVKSPTGSRSYYRCTHSDCCAKKIECCDDSGHVIEIVYKSEHSHDPPRKTNSIRENKFLSSSEPIVENSVPEQPIKVLKDADPSISSKESLQEAPCSTDKKRQNTSNISGNGKVILKEEHVNEPVPKKRMKKGDLTDMDSPVKPGKKSKFVVHAAGDVGISADGYRWRKYGQKMVKGNPHPRNYYRCTSAGCPVRKHIETAVDNSDAVIITYKGVHDHDMPVPKKRHGPPSAPLVAAAAPASLNSLQAKKSDSPQNKKISTQWSVDTEGELTGEALELGGEKAMESARTLLSIGFEIKPC
- the LOC114393594 gene encoding probable WRKY transcription factor 32 isoform X2, which codes for MVFPHRLKPLLCSLRLTICKGALPHLIRVPKPKETVGSPEKEIIDRGAVQPLQTQTEDRLQVSVCSTPLSDLSPTSVTQSLSIVSSPTIPKQKISTPKVNNAHVPEVDKKNPSGRKTLSSVSIARTSASDGYNWRKYGQKQVKSPTGSRSYYRCTHSDCCAKKIECCDDSGHVIEIVYKSEHSHDPPRKTNSIRENKFLSSSEPIVENSVPEQPIKVLKDADPSISSKESLQEAPCSTDKKRQNTSNISGNGKVILKEEHVNEPVPKKRMKKGDLTDMDSPVKPGKKSKFVVHAAGDVGISADGYRWRKYGQKMVKGNPHPRNYYRCTSAGCPVRKHIETAVDNSDAVIITYKGVHDHDMPVPKKRHGPPSAPLVAAAAPASLNSLQAKKSDSPQNKKISTQWSVDTEGELTGEALELGGEKAMESARTLLSIGFEIKPC